One genomic window of Corynebacterium pseudotuberculosis includes the following:
- a CDS encoding TatD family hydrolase, with translation MGKKKPRPIPVPVPGLQGLIDAHTHLASCGARTPEEVDAIVARAVAGGVDKLCTVGDGLAEAELALSAARSHERVFAACAIHPTRANELDAVARDRLAQMAQDSRCVAIGETGIDTYWIAHAPETTANLEVQEEALRWHIDLAVSSGKALMIHNREGDEELLRILADAPTPKETILHCFSSPISVAREALDRGYVLSFAGNLTFKRNEELREAVRLAPISQVLIETDAPYMTPEPFRGARNESSLIGHTALCAAQAKEMSVEDFAAGVRETFHRVYGISS, from the coding sequence ATGGGTAAAAAGAAACCTCGTCCAATACCAGTGCCGGTGCCAGGCCTTCAGGGGCTTATCGACGCCCACACGCACCTTGCTTCTTGCGGAGCCCGCACGCCTGAGGAAGTCGATGCGATTGTGGCTCGGGCGGTTGCCGGTGGCGTCGACAAGCTATGCACTGTGGGGGATGGACTCGCTGAAGCAGAGCTGGCGCTGAGCGCTGCTCGTTCGCATGAGCGAGTGTTTGCTGCCTGCGCGATTCATCCAACCCGTGCTAACGAGCTGGATGCTGTGGCGCGTGACCGTCTTGCCCAGATGGCTCAGGATTCGCGGTGTGTGGCCATCGGGGAAACAGGGATTGATACGTATTGGATAGCTCATGCGCCTGAGACCACAGCGAACTTGGAGGTTCAGGAAGAAGCCTTGCGCTGGCACATTGACCTTGCGGTGTCTAGCGGCAAGGCATTGATGATTCATAATCGGGAGGGGGATGAAGAACTATTACGCATTCTTGCGGATGCTCCTACTCCCAAAGAGACAATTCTGCATTGTTTTTCTTCACCGATCTCCGTGGCGCGGGAAGCATTGGATAGGGGTTATGTTTTAAGTTTTGCGGGGAACCTGACCTTTAAGAGAAATGAAGAACTACGAGAAGCCGTGAGGCTTGCGCCGATATCGCAGGTGCTCATTGAGACGGACGCGCCTTATATGACCCCTGAGCCCTTCCGGGGTGCTCGGAATGAGTCCTCGCTTATTGGGCATACGGCGTTGTGTGCCGCTCAGGCTAAAGAAATGAGCGTGGAAGATTTTGCTGCCGGGGTGCGGGAGACCTTTCACCGTGTCTATGGAATTTCTTCCTAG